A single genomic interval of Streptomyces showdoensis harbors:
- a CDS encoding class I SAM-dependent methyltransferase — translation MLTVDFTRFPLAPGDRVLDLGCGGGRHAFECYKRGAQVVALDQNAEEIREVAKWFAAMKEAGEAPAGATATAMEGDALNLPFPDESFDVVIISEVMEHIPDDKGVLAEMVRVLKPGGRIAVTVPRYGPEKVCWALSDEYHEVEGGHIRIYKADELLAKMRQAGLKPYGTHHAHALHAPYWWLKCAFGVDNDKALPVKAYHKLLVWDIMKKPAVTRIAEQLLNPVVGKSFVAYATKPHSPSLRGGHPQPVDAAQ, via the coding sequence GTGCTGACCGTCGACTTCACCCGCTTCCCGCTCGCCCCCGGCGACCGCGTGCTCGACCTGGGCTGCGGCGGGGGTCGGCACGCCTTCGAGTGCTACAAGCGCGGCGCACAGGTGGTGGCCCTCGACCAGAACGCCGAGGAGATCCGCGAGGTCGCCAAGTGGTTCGCGGCGATGAAGGAGGCGGGCGAGGCCCCGGCCGGCGCCACCGCCACCGCCATGGAGGGCGACGCGCTCAACCTGCCCTTCCCCGACGAGTCCTTCGACGTCGTCATCATCTCCGAGGTCATGGAGCACATCCCGGACGACAAGGGCGTGCTCGCCGAGATGGTCCGGGTGCTCAAGCCGGGCGGCCGGATCGCCGTCACCGTCCCGCGCTACGGCCCCGAGAAGGTCTGCTGGGCGCTCTCCGACGAGTACCACGAGGTCGAGGGCGGCCACATCCGCATCTACAAGGCCGACGAGCTGCTCGCCAAGATGCGCCAGGCCGGCCTCAAGCCGTACGGCACCCACCACGCGCACGCGCTGCACGCCCCGTACTGGTGGCTGAAGTGCGCCTTCGGCGTCGACAACGACAAGGCGCTGCCGGTGAAGGCGTACCACAAGCTCCTGGTCTGGGACATCATGAAGAAGCCCGCCGTGACCCGGATCGCCGAGCAGCTGCTCAACCCGGTCGTCGGCAAGAGCTTCGTGGCCTACGCGACCAAGCCCCACTCCCCCTCGCTCCGCGGGGGACACCCCCAGCCCGTGGACGCCGCCCAGTGA
- a CDS encoding prenyltransferase, which translates to MAEHLVLPGVLTAEQAAETVAGILAVQREDGAIPWFRGHHLDPWDHTEAAMALDTAGEHEAAARAYAWLARHQNADGSWYAAYRDGDPEDVTDRGLESNFVAYIAVGVWHHYLSTGDDAFLDRMWPVVYAAVEFVLRLQQPGGEIGWKREADGTPVDEALLTGSSSIHQALRCALAIAEEREEPQPDWELAAGALGHAIRSHPERFLDKSRYSMDWYYPVLGGAVTGAQATARIDGRWDEFVVPGLGVRCVVPNPWVTGGESCELALTLWAMGESDRALEILQSIRHLRAADGTYWTGYVFEGEQAFWPEEQTTWTSGSLLLAVAALGGDEATVAVFGGERLPRGLDPDCCA; encoded by the coding sequence ATGGCCGAGCACCTCGTCCTGCCGGGCGTGCTGACCGCCGAACAGGCCGCCGAGACCGTGGCCGGCATCCTCGCCGTGCAGCGCGAGGACGGCGCCATACCGTGGTTCCGCGGGCACCACCTGGACCCGTGGGACCACACCGAGGCCGCCATGGCCCTCGACACCGCCGGCGAGCACGAGGCCGCGGCCCGCGCGTACGCGTGGCTGGCCCGGCACCAGAACGCCGACGGCTCCTGGTACGCGGCCTACCGGGACGGCGACCCCGAGGACGTCACCGACCGCGGCCTGGAGTCCAACTTCGTCGCGTACATCGCGGTCGGCGTCTGGCACCACTACCTGTCGACCGGCGACGACGCCTTCCTCGACCGCATGTGGCCGGTGGTCTACGCGGCCGTCGAGTTCGTCCTGCGGCTGCAGCAGCCCGGCGGCGAGATCGGCTGGAAGCGCGAGGCCGACGGCACCCCGGTGGACGAGGCGCTGCTGACCGGGAGTTCCTCGATCCACCAGGCGCTGCGCTGCGCCCTGGCGATCGCCGAGGAGCGCGAGGAGCCGCAGCCCGACTGGGAGCTGGCGGCCGGGGCGCTCGGTCACGCGATCCGCAGCCACCCCGAGCGCTTCCTCGACAAGTCCCGCTACTCGATGGACTGGTACTACCCGGTCCTCGGCGGCGCGGTGACCGGGGCGCAGGCCACGGCTCGGATCGACGGGCGCTGGGACGAGTTCGTCGTCCCCGGCCTCGGCGTGCGCTGCGTGGTGCCCAACCCCTGGGTCACCGGCGGCGAGAGCTGCGAACTGGCGCTCACCCTGTGGGCGATGGGGGAGTCGGACCGGGCCCTGGAGATCCTCCAGTCCATCCGGCACCTGCGGGCCGCCGACGGGACCTACTGGACGGGGTACGTCTTCGAGGGCGAGCAGGCGTTCTGGCCCGAGGAGCAGACCACCTGGACCTCCGGTTCGCTGCTGCTCGCGGTGGCGGCGCTCGGCGGCGACGAGGCGACGGTCGCGGTCTTCGGCGGCGAGCGGCTGCCGCGCGGACTCGACCCCGACTGCTGCGCCTGA
- a CDS encoding DUF2690 domain-containing protein, producing MDRAGSVTDLAGELLALKKASGSSFAQLSEKTHYAKSSWERWVNGKQFPPRDAVESLAKLCGTDPAPLLALWDEEEARRAAPEADPDGTEAAAEDAAPARGRRTLWVSLVLAVLLVAGAATYAAVALSGSGEPQAKPKPPVKVAGPATGCTLTKCEGKDPKKMNCGADAVTVRTGSIPKDLVIELRYSRACKAAWGRISFAEVGATVVVNNSDGAAQADVVHYDRDVYTPLIAAPDDGSVWVCAALPKKNGKDSVPTCTGRFIPSAESHQP from the coding sequence ATGGACCGTGCGGGGTCGGTCACAGACCTTGCTGGCGAACTGCTCGCGCTGAAGAAGGCGTCGGGGTCGAGCTTCGCCCAGCTCAGCGAGAAGACCCACTACGCCAAGTCGTCGTGGGAACGGTGGGTCAACGGCAAGCAGTTCCCGCCGCGCGACGCGGTCGAGAGCCTCGCGAAGCTCTGCGGGACCGACCCGGCGCCGCTGCTGGCCCTCTGGGACGAGGAGGAGGCCCGGCGCGCCGCGCCCGAGGCCGACCCGGACGGGACGGAGGCCGCGGCCGAGGACGCCGCCCCGGCCCGCGGCCGCCGCACCCTCTGGGTCTCGCTCGTCCTCGCCGTCCTCCTGGTCGCGGGCGCGGCCACCTACGCCGCCGTCGCCCTCTCCGGCTCCGGCGAACCGCAGGCCAAGCCCAAGCCCCCGGTGAAGGTCGCCGGCCCGGCCACCGGCTGCACCCTCACGAAGTGCGAGGGCAAGGACCCGAAGAAGATGAACTGCGGCGCCGACGCGGTCACCGTCCGCACCGGCTCGATCCCCAAGGACCTCGTCATCGAGCTCCGTTACAGCCGCGCCTGCAAGGCCGCCTGGGGCCGCATCTCCTTCGCCGAGGTCGGCGCCACCGTCGTCGTCAACAACTCCGACGGCGCCGCCCAGGCCGACGTCGTCCACTACGACCGCGACGTCTACACCCCGCTGATCGCCGCCCCCGACGACGGCTCGGTCTGGGTCTGCGCCGCCCTGCCGAAGAAGAACGGCAAGGACAGCGTGCCGACCTGCACCGGCCGCTTCATCCCGAGCGCGGAGTCGCACCAGCCCTGA
- a CDS encoding helix-turn-helix domain-containing protein, with the protein MCTGGGRCQWFYGAPDARLGRGIGTYRGFRSAAGVPQERLVVPSGRVSLLIGFGGELRIRDAGRHTSLVSGLHTRARVLGHGGDVQGVELALAPWAARRFFGGTALTELTDTLADPADVMGARTRDLAEALAEAPGWPERFALLDETLLRWSAEAEAAGDTGPAPAVLEAWRLLERSAGALQIREVAAATGWSQRHLETRFREQIGLGPKRLARILRLNRAIRLLTEGDRPAETAARCGYYDQAHLSRDFTALTGLPPGRFLADRGTSSAWIAG; encoded by the coding sequence GTGTGTACGGGGGGCGGACGGTGTCAGTGGTTCTACGGGGCGCCGGACGCCCGGCTGGGACGGGGGATCGGCACGTACCGGGGGTTCCGGTCGGCGGCGGGGGTGCCGCAGGAACGGCTGGTGGTGCCGAGCGGGCGGGTGTCGCTGCTCATCGGCTTCGGCGGCGAGCTGCGGATCCGGGACGCGGGACGGCACACGTCCCTGGTCTCGGGGCTGCACACCCGGGCGCGGGTGCTGGGGCACGGCGGGGACGTCCAGGGCGTGGAGCTGGCGCTGGCCCCGTGGGCGGCGCGCCGCTTCTTCGGCGGCACCGCGCTCACGGAGCTGACGGACACGCTGGCCGACCCGGCGGACGTCATGGGCGCCCGGACCCGCGACCTGGCCGAGGCGCTGGCGGAGGCCCCGGGCTGGCCGGAGCGGTTCGCGCTGCTCGACGAGACGCTGCTGCGCTGGTCGGCGGAGGCGGAGGCGGCCGGGGACACGGGGCCCGCGCCGGCCGTCCTGGAGGCCTGGCGGCTCCTGGAGCGGTCCGCGGGGGCGCTGCAGATCCGCGAGGTGGCGGCGGCCACGGGGTGGAGCCAGCGGCACCTGGAGACCCGGTTCCGCGAGCAGATCGGGCTCGGTCCGAAGCGGCTGGCCCGGATCCTGCGGCTGAACCGGGCGATCCGGCTGCTGACCGAGGGCGACCGGCCCGCCGAGACGGCCGCCCGCTGCGGCTACTACGACCAGGCGCACCTCAGCCGCGACTTCACGGCCCTGACCGGCCTGCCGCCGGGCCGCTTCCTCGCGGACCGGGGGACGTCCAGCGCCTGGATCGCGGGCTGA